Below is a window of Plasmodium chabaudi chabaudi strain AS genome assembly, chromosome: 10 DNA.
TACATAATTTAAGTTATTTACTTCATACACACACATGTATGtaataagaaaaatggaaaatgtTCTTATAATTACTGTGAACACTATCATTCGTATCTTAAAAAGAACATAGTATTAATCCATTAAACACTAATAagcttttttaaaattactGTAATAGCATTATATATCCATGTAttaattgtattttatcggaaattaaaataatatcagtttataaaattagccttaaaataaaatagtaataCATTATTCGcgttaaaattatttcatttatacaTGTCCATTTGGGTATTTAAATACCCATAAaggtaaatattttaatttttttaaatacaaaaaaaaatttcacTTAATGGAATTGTAgagatattaaaaaaaatatacgtATCCTAGGCAACAACACAAAGAATATTATTgatgcaaaaaataaatcttgaaatataaatagcATTCTGTACATACATgcaaacatatattaatatatatacatgagcatatatgcatacaagcattatacatatgcttaaaaaatgtagcatacatattattttcagaTTAGGGTTTATAGCAAGCAATACCATGAATATGCCACTGTTTGAAGGAATACaactattttcataatttttattaaatgtaGAGCTgttaattttcataaacaaaatacatatattgcACATATGTGTACATTGCATACTATGATTTTTAAGTTGTAGTATGCATTCGATAAAGcgtcataaaaatttaaagcgcataataaaataattgctTGGCAAAAGTACAACAAAAATACACAaacaagaaaaataaaaggaatatttaataatatatatataataaatttattaacaaatacattctatttttttattacaaattttattaaaatatttttatatagttTAAATCTAAAGTAATTTTCCCACATTGCCGTTTGTTGATTTCCTATAAACTCAACACTCGTTATTACGtaaatatgtgtatatagatttatttatgtatatttattttattctatgtaatatatatttgcaaCACAcacattaaaatataaaatataaattatatataaaaatataatttcaatataaaatacattaaaaaattatattgtaaaagaaaaattaattccCAAAGTAAccatacaaaataatatatattttttgtttcttgTATACTTAATTaacaacaaaaatatattagagttaatattaaataaatattggtATAATGTTGTTTGTGATTATAAAATGCTACAAAATAATCACACCCAACATGTTTATAGCAAATTATACACGTAAAATAGGGTGTAATTAAAtgatcatatttttttattttatcgttgtttttcattctgtatatgttttatatttttttgaagtaattaaaaaattgaacaatacaatatttttttaactaaaaaatatagcttttacttttttttatatttcattatattagttttttggtttttttccttttttacaTTACTAAAGAATACAAGTATAGTAATTCCATTTAtctatatgtttttatattaatctatatgtttatgtgctattcatatatgtatgtatatcaTGAGTATAATGCTCAAAATTATGCTctctttataatttgttatttgtgcacttcattatatattttttttcataggCTTCATGTTAATctgaatattataaaaaaatttctaCTTTTTTCACACACAcccacatatatatatgaatatgtaACATATgacatataaattatgtgaTTGGatagtaaataaaaacatctattatatatatgctcaTGCACATTTGTGTCTACATATTTGTCCATTTGCCTTGCACTTTTGCCCCGATGTTTGcactttttaattaaaaatataaacattgaATAAAATCCTGTAGACATAAAtagtattatttgtttctttttaaaCGATTTACTATTATCTACATGTGAATATCAAAACAAGGGTTTATTCTTAATtatagacaaaaaaaaaatgaaaaagaagaaatcGGCCAAACATGGCTTATACGATAGCCGTTATGAAAAAGACGCGTGCGGTGTTGGAGTTGTAGCAGatataaatggaaaatgCTCAAGGATGGTAATTCAAAAGGCTATGCAAATATTATTGCGACTAAGCCACAGAGGAGGTGTACAATCAAATAATGGAGATGGTGCAGGAATATTAGTTGGAATACCAcatgaatattttcaaatgcTAAGTGATACATGCCAATTACCTTTTTTGTTGCCAGAAAAAGGGGATTATGCAGTTgctcaaatttttttaccacataatgaagaaagaagattatttttatatcatgaAATAGAAAGGGAAGTATATAACCATGGTCTGGTTGTTTTAGGATGGCGATCACCTATACCTGTTAGAAGTGACGTCATAAGTGCTacagtaaaaaaaagtgaacCTTTTATTGCTCAAATGTTTGTATGTAAAAGATcagtatttaaaaattatgacgattttaatatatatcccTTTTcagatataaattttacagATGATACagatttaaaattaaacgAATTACCTGATGATATAGAATtactttcattttttataagaaaaaaattagtaaGGCACAATGATATGTACTTTTGTAGCTTTTCTTCAAGAACAATAGTGTATAAAGGTTTATTAACGCCATCAcaaatatacttatattttgaaGATTTGCTGAGTGAGCAATTTACCACTTATTTAGCTATGGTTCATGTAAGGTTTTCAACAAATACATCCCCTACATGGTATGCTGCCCATCCATTTAGACGAATTTGCCATAATGgcgaaataaatacaattagtgttaattcattattatttaaagaaaGGATGCAACTAGCTAAAGCAcctaattttttcaaatctGTTTCTATAAAAGATTTAAAACCAattaatgaagaaaaatacattatatatgataatgacgatgaaataatacataaaagAGATACATTTGAAGATATTATGTTAACAAAAAAtcgattaaaaaaaaaatcgagacaaaatttattactaaaattaaaaagagattatacatataatagcTCCGcattaaattatcaaataaaaagagaATACATGAATTCAGATATTAATAGTAATTctgaatttttaaatactgTGAATGAACAATCTAAGAGTTCATCAGATGACTTATTAGATATAAgtggaaaaaataactaCATGAAAAATgctaagaaaaataatgcaGGCAGTaatagtataaataatcCAAATGATTTTGGAAAATCCATGAAgacacaaataatatacggtgaaagtaaaaaaacCAAAGGAGAATTAAGTTTTCCGTCTGAttcttctttatttgaCAATGCAATAGATTTTCTGACTATGACAGGAAGAGAAATCGAGCATGCAATTATGATGCTAATGCCAAGAGCATATCAAAAAGACCCCAATATAACTCCCTTAGAAAAAgcattttatgaatatcaTACATGCTTAATGGAGCCATGGGATGGACCAGCTTTAGTTATATTTACAGACGGAAATAAAGTAGGTGCTTCATTAGATAGAAATGGTTTAAGACCAGCTCGATATAGTATAACAAATTATGGGCTATTTGTATTATCTAGTGAAACCGGTGTCGTTGACTTACCCtatgataaaattacaCATAAAGGATGTGTATATCCAGGGAAAGTGGTGTTAGTAgattttaaagaaaaaacatttCTTAGACATGAAGAGGTTTTAAGTaagtttttaaaatcaaataattataaaaaatggttaGATCATTATTCTATACATAtagataatattataaaaccTGCAACtaatatggaaaatatacGTATGActgcatataaatatggagctattatgaacaaagataattattatcaccATAATAATcatgcaaataataatagtactAGTAAATTAggacaaataaataattcagaTCGTCATGACGAttctttaattaaaaaattaaaagctTTTGGTTATACTTATGATGCATTTAACATAATTGTATCACCTATGGTCAAGCATGCAGCTGATGGGTTAGGATCAATGGGTAATGATACAGCTTTCCCATTTCTTAGTTATTTACGTAGAAATTTAGTATACTATTTTCAGCAAACATTTGCTCAAGTTACTAATCCAGCTATCGACCCAATTagagaagaaaatataatgtcTCTTATGAGTATTTTAGGAAAAGAAGGAGATATATTACATTGTACATATACAAATTGCCAACGCATATTTATCAACGGGCCAATATTAAACGAaccattatataatatgctaCTTCAATTGCCCGATTTTCCACATATGATAATTGATATGACAATAGATTTAAATCTTTTGGAGCATTTAATGTCAAAAGAAAATTCAAATTCAACCACAGCTAATGGTGAAAATGATGACGATAGTTTCATCAAGTTTGATGTAGTAAAAAGCTGCTCATCTCcaaataaatcatatatCCAAGATTATACACAAAAAATCGAtgattatgtaaaaaaacaCGGTAAGGATGATCCTAATGCTAATAATACTGGTGGAAATAAGAAGCCACGCATATATTCCaaatatttgataaaatatattgacaGAATTAATACAAAGGTTGAAAGTGCAATTAGAAAAGGCATCCAACTTATTATATTGTCACATGGAAATATCAGCGAATCAAGAGTTCCAATATTTTCGATATTAATTGTTGGTGCACTACATAAATATCTGTTAAgtaaaaatttaagaaCAAAATGCTCTATTATTGTTAAAGCTGGTGATTGTTTTGAAATACATCATTTGGCCGTTTTACTATCTTTTGGAGCTGATTGTATTTATCCATTTATACTTTATGAAAGTTtacaatttataaaatatggaagCAACGAAGCTAGATTAAGTAATAATCAGCTGATTAGCAATTATAGACATGCAACTAATTAtggtatattaaaaataatgtcgAAAAATGGAATATCTACATTACCTAGTTATAAAGGTTGTGGTTTAATGCAGCCATTGGGGATATCTGatgaaattttaaaaaagtgttttattaattcttGTGACTCAATAATAGGGGGAGTAACTTTCGAGTTTgtagaaaaagaaattttaagaatatttaataatgcaTACCCTAAAAGAATATTAGCATTAAATGTTAAAAATGCTAATGATGAGTTAGATGATTTTGGTGAATATCATTTTAGAAATATAGGGAATGCACAAATCCATATGAATCATCCTGaaacaataaatttattacaaaGAGCAACAAAAACTGGAAATTTTGatacttataaaaaatattcagaATTGCAAAATGAGTTAATCAATCATTGTGAAATAAGAGGCCAATTagaaattaattataaaaaatgcccatcttataataaaaaaaaaaaaaaaaatgaacctataaatattaatttagtAGAGcctattaataaaatattactaCGATTTTGTACAGGTGCTATGTCTTTTGGTTCATTATCTGAAGAAGCACATACAACTGTTGCCATTGCTATGAATAGCATTGGATTAAAATCAAATACTGGAGAAGGTGGAGAGGCCGACGATCGAATAATACaaccaaataataataataatgaaccCAATACATCTTCCGCTGTTAAACAAATAGCATCAGCCAGATTTGGAGTTACAGCTTATAGCTTAGTAAATGCCCAAGaattacaaataaaagttGCACAAGGATCAAAACCAGGGGAAGGAGGAGAATTACCAGGTTATAAAGTAAATGCGAAAATCGCTTCAGTTCGTAGGAGCACACCAGGAATCGGTTTGATTTCACCTCCACCACATCATGATATGTATTCTATTGAAGATGTTGGGCAGTTAGTttatgatttaaaaaatataaataaagaagcaAAAATATCTGTTAAATTAGTTTCAAAATTAGGTATTGGTGTTATAACATCTGGTGTAGTAAAAGGCAATTGTGAGCAGATTCTAATTAGTGGTATGTCTGGAGGTACAGGTGCATCTAAATGGACATCAATAAAACATGCCGGTTTACCTTGGGAAATTGGCTTAGCAGAAGCACATCAAACATTATGCAAATCTAAATTAAGAAAAAGAgttattttacaaatagATGGACAGTTAAAAACAGGTCGAGATGTCATATTAGGGGCGTTGTTAGGAGCGGAATCGTTTAGTTTTTCTACCCAGCCACTAATTTCTTTAGGCTGTATTATGATGAGGAAATgccatttaaatatatgtccTGTAGGTATATGTACACAAGATCCAgaattaagaaaaaaatttgcaGGAAAGCCTGAATatgttattaatttttttttcatggtGGCAAACGAAGTTAGAGAATATTTAGCTAGTATGGGATTTCGAAAATTTTCACACATTATTGGTAGATCTgatttgttaaaaaaaaaaagtcatttaaaatatgatgaaaaaagaaagctTTTagatttttcaaaattattattcccTGGTTGGAAATATTATACCGAAGAGCAAAATAAGGAAGATGGTGATAAGGGCTATATCAATAGtgaaaaacgaaaaaaaaaaaagaaggaaattgaaaaagaaaagaaaaaaaaaacattaaatGCATATTCAATGCATAGTAATTtaattaacaaatataaagacCAACAAAGTGGCAGTTTAACCCCTTctgagaaaaatataagaaaacAGGTTCTTATAAATGAGAATTTGAACACTGATATTATGCATGACAAATCAAAGGAAGACCAAAATGTAGCGAAATTatcatatgaaaaaattgaagaaGTTGAAGATGGAGATGATGAGGAAGAAGAAGACAAAGAGAAAAGCACAAGTGAAGAGGCTGAAGAAGATGAAGAGGAGGAAGAAGAAGAGGAGGAAGAGGAAGAAGAGGAATATGATGAAACAGATGAAGATAATGTAATAGAAAGAAATTTAAGTCTAACATACAAAGAAgatatgttaaaaaatgtagataaattaaattctCAACATAAAGGGTTACGAAAAAAGTCAAAAGGTGcatctgaaaaaaaatgtcatttgaaaaagaaaaaaattaaaccTATTCCAATATTTTGTTGTGAAACACAAAATCATAAACTGTGTGATATTATAGATAGAGAATTAATAAGACGATCTAAAATCGCACTTTTAAATTGCACTCCTGTAAACATTAATATGCCAATAAAAAACACAGATAGAGCAGTTGGGGCAATGCTAAGTTATCACATTATTCAGAAATATGGTGAACAAGGTTTACCAATGGATActataaatgtaaaatttAGAGGAACAGGAGGATTATCATTTGGTGTATTTTTAACTAGTGGATGTAATTTTGAATTAGAAGGAGATGCAAATGATTTTGTTGGAAAAGGTTTATCAGGTGGAATTATTTCAGTCCATTTTCCTAAaacttcattatttattaatgaatgccaaaaaaatatgatagtAGGAAATTCAGTGTTATATGGCGCAACAAAAGGACGAGCTTTTTTTGCAGGTAGAGCAGGTGAAAGATTCGCCGTTAGAAATTCAGGGGCTATTGCTGTCGTTGAAGGTGTTGGATGCCATGGTTGTGAATATATGACAAAAGGTATAGTTGTTATATTAGGAGAAATTGGCTGTAACTTTGCGGCAGGAATGAGCGGAGGTATTGCATATGTattagatataaataaaaagaatgtAAACCATCAAATGgttgatttaaaaatatgtaaaactATGGATGAAAAAATGACTTTAGAAAAATTGTTACATGAGCATTATGAT
It encodes the following:
- a CDS encoding glutamate synthase [NADH], putative encodes the protein MKKKKSAKHGLYDSRYEKDACGVGVVADINGKCSRMVIQKAMQILLRLSHRGGVQSNNGDGAGILVGIPHEYFQMLSDTCQLPFLLPEKGDYAVAQIFLPHNEERRLFLYHEIEREVYNHGLVVLGWRSPIPVRSDVISATVKKSEPFIAQMFVCKRSVFKNYDDFNIYPFSDINFTDDTDLKLNELPDDIELLSFFIRKKLVRHNDMYFCSFSSRTIVYKGLLTPSQIYLYFEDLLSEQFTTYLAMVHVRFSTNTSPTWYAAHPFRRICHNGEINTISVNSLLFKERMQLAKAPNFFKSVSIKDLKPINEEKYIIYDNDDEIIHKRDTFEDIMLTKNRLKKKSRQNLLLKLKRDYTYNSSALNYQIKREYMNSDINSNSEFLNTVNEQSKSSSDDLLDISGKNNYMKNAKKNNAGSNSINNPNDFGKSMKTQIIYGESKKTKGELSFPSDSSLFDNAIDFLTMTGREIEHAIMMLMPRAYQKDPNITPLEKAFYEYHTCLMEPWDGPALVIFTDGNKVGASLDRNGLRPARYSITNYGLFVLSSETGVVDLPYDKITHKGCVYPGKVVLVDFKEKTFLRHEEVLSKFLKSNNYKKWLDHYSIHIDNIIKPATNMENIRMTAYKYGAIMNKDNYYHHNNHANNNSTSKLGQINNSDRHDDSLIKKLKAFGYTYDAFNIIVSPMVKHAADGLGSMGNDTAFPFLSYLRRNLVYYFQQTFAQVTNPAIDPIREENIMSLMSILGKEGDILHCTYTNCQRIFINGPILNEPLYNMLLQLPDFPHMIIDMTIDLNLLEHLMSKENSNSTTANGENDDDSFIKFDVVKSCSSPNKSYIQDYTQKIDDYVKKHGKDDPNANNTGGNKKPRIYSKYLIKYIDRINTKVESAIRKGIQLIILSHGNISESRVPIFSILIVGALHKYLLSKNLRTKCSIIVKAGDCFEIHHLAVLLSFGADCIYPFILYESLQFIKYGSNEARLSNNQLISNYRHATNYGILKIMSKNGISTLPSYKGCGLMQPLGISDEILKKCFINSCDSIIGGVTFEFVEKEILRIFNNAYPKRILALNVKNANDELDDFGEYHFRNIGNAQIHMNHPETINLLQRATKTGNFDTYKKYSELQNELINHCEIRGQLEINYKKCPSYNKKKKKNEPININLVEPINKILLRFCTGAMSFGSLSEEAHTTVAIAMNSIGLKSNTGEGGEADDRIIQPNNNNNEPNTSSAVKQIASARFGVTAYSLVNAQELQIKVAQGSKPGEGGELPGYKVNAKIASVRRSTPGIGLISPPPHHDMYSIEDVGQLVYDLKNINKEAKISVKLVSKLGIGVITSGVVKGNCEQILISGMSGGTGASKWTSIKHAGLPWEIGLAEAHQTLCKSKLRKRVILQIDGQLKTGRDVILGALLGAESFSFSTQPLISLGCIMMRKCHLNICPVGICTQDPELRKKFAGKPEYVINFFFMVANEVREYLASMGFRKFSHIIGRSDLLKKKSHLKYDEKRKLLDFSKLLFPGWKYYTEEQNKEDGDKGYINSEKRKKKKKEIEKEKKKKTLNAYSMHSNLINKYKDQQSGSLTPSEKNIRKQVLINENLNTDIMHDKSKEDQNVAKLSYEKIEEVEDGDDEEEEDKEKSTSEEAEEDEEEEEEEEEEEEEEYDETDEDNVIERNLSLTYKEDMLKNVDKLNSQHKGLRKKSKGASEKKCHLKKKKIKPIPIFCCETQNHKLCDIIDRELIRRSKIALLNCTPVNINMPIKNTDRAVGAMLSYHIIQKYGEQGLPMDTINVKFRGTGGLSFGVFLTSGCNFELEGDANDFVGKGLSGGIISVHFPKTSLFINECQKNMIVGNSVLYGATKGRAFFAGRAGERFAVRNSGAIAVVEGVGCHGCEYMTKGIVVILGEIGCNFAAGMSGGIAYVLDINKKNVNHQMVDLKICKTMDEKMTLEKLLHEHYDRTNSYTAKMLLNDFDKNLERFTKIIPRDIKRVLTEACIEFVKTGNEEAASILDDWASLLKSVDHPETMYKKAMQFFTTISDDISGLSKTLALRNVDGLIIYDILQGSNHRKLLRMKNLANDPYFNTEENIGFEANQNKIFNFEKFTHNLELCRANNRKWRRCAQIPYKCNAFSDFKNVFPSRLDDKSKEIIKKYMVNEQYLLDIHLKSLNSNQFIEGLLNREDERDAYINQTQMNPNIYSLKNVFYPDVYNDVLCIKDETKSEQSIMRNPDANKSNIDDIKNENVNKTDKGTSENTTSNAQIVIQENIPKKINIINSTPNETGEKNPRALIDNVNQTNNANSIKPFLVANPNKVTGFMEYERLSHPLKDISSRVLDYSEIIVPINVKSKLHNQLLKTQSSRCVDCGTPTCHYPNSRGGGCPLGNRIYDWNNLIYENEWKKALERLLDTNNFPEITGRVCPAPCEDACILSINEKPVSIKFIELSIIECGFIKKWIQPIIPHTRTGKKVAIIGSGPGGLTAAQQLNKAGHSVVIYEKGEYFGGLLMNGIPSVRLDKKILERRISLMKKEGITMKNNVNVGVDIKLTELMKNYDAILLATGYEVPRKLNIPGSNLNNIFYAMEFLSSFQKSLIKSDLMDDQYVDVSEKHVIILGGGKTAADCISLAIRMGAASVLQFTRKEAPSPNKNKNSWPGLKNIFKVEYSHDEAIVIQGKDPREFCIRSLEFIPSNKDPKRVSGIKAIKVKPKRGNTTRIGANNSLKRDLSKRTPSPQYNNLTTHINTSISGITTTGNESTNTNASLSTLLANTPSMDTNSQKSSVKKQCTSKSNKLKSNKITAKKILDESPISNSSNSNHKVTSMTNEVMKNYQFVKPDKEYVDIPFTERVYKADIIILALGFLKTDDSIWENDTINIELDNYNCIKTFNNIYQTAHKKIFACGDCRIGPSTVVQAIAEGRDVASKIDEFLTNSTSILPPCNTYYYYPKNYKYTPFSSIHWG